One part of the Longimicrobium sp. genome encodes these proteins:
- a CDS encoding TIGR04290 family methyltransferase, translated as MTAASMTPQEVREQVERLGPWFHNLELMGVRTAPNHFLGDYPAMKFRNFAHAIPADLSGKSVLDVGCNAGFYSMEMKRRGAARVVGIDSEDLYLEQARFATAVNGMTDIEFHKMSVYDVASLGEKFDFVIFMGVLYHLRHPLLALDLLREHVVGDLMLFQSMLRGSKDVEPVAADYEFQEEEHFDRPGYPKMHFIEHRYAHDPTNWWAPNRACAEAMLRSSGFEIVQQAEDEVFLCRRAEITDGQPRAVYPAR; from the coding sequence ATGACCGCAGCTTCCATGACCCCGCAGGAGGTCCGCGAGCAGGTGGAGCGGCTCGGCCCCTGGTTCCACAACCTGGAGCTGATGGGGGTGCGCACCGCGCCGAACCACTTCCTGGGCGACTACCCCGCGATGAAGTTCCGCAACTTCGCCCACGCCATTCCCGCGGACCTCTCGGGGAAGTCGGTGCTGGACGTGGGGTGCAACGCCGGCTTCTACTCCATGGAGATGAAGCGGCGCGGCGCGGCGCGCGTGGTGGGGATCGACAGCGAGGACCTGTACCTGGAGCAGGCGCGCTTCGCCACCGCCGTCAACGGGATGACGGACATCGAGTTCCACAAGATGTCCGTCTACGACGTGGCGTCGCTGGGCGAGAAGTTCGACTTCGTCATCTTCATGGGCGTCCTCTACCACCTGCGCCACCCGCTCCTCGCGCTGGACCTGCTGCGCGAGCACGTGGTGGGCGACCTGATGCTCTTTCAGAGCATGCTGCGCGGCTCCAAGGACGTGGAGCCGGTGGCGGCGGACTACGAGTTCCAGGAGGAGGAGCACTTCGACCGCCCCGGGTACCCGAAGATGCACTTCATAGAGCACCGCTACGCGCACGACCCCACTAACTGGTGGGCGCCCAACCGCGCCTGCGCCGAGGCGATGCTGCGCAGCTCCGGCTTCGAGATCGTGCAGCAGGCCGAGGACGAGGTTTTCCTCTGCCGCCGCGCGGAGATCACGGATGGCCAGCCGCGGGCGGTGTACCCGGCGCGGTAG